In Nematostella vectensis chromosome 11, jaNemVect1.1, whole genome shotgun sequence, a genomic segment contains:
- the LOC5504642 gene encoding sodium/potassium-transporting ATPase subunit beta-1-interacting protein 2, producing MGCCNTRSVLLFILVLQLLLVVERLVFDFLGFMWAPIIANFIHIAFLIIGIFGVHQSRAPYTITYAVWCLIWFALNLTIIALYLEIGEITHRDDWLSLKTSHISWWSSNGLGCNKTASNSTLPADAQTAPGCTLRFEYVESIQCGAECILSFIGFWLACWFVRTYREDDDHFDYIGGFDSYSAYQPPTKSSRMQMQPITS from the exons ATGGGTTGCTGTAACACACGGAGTGTGCTTCTCTTTATATTAGTTCTACAACTG TTGCTTGTTGTCGAAAGACTTGTGTTCGATTTTCTCGGGTTTATGTGGGCTCCGATCATCGCTAACTTCATCCACATCGCTTTTTTGATCATCGGAATTTTCGGAGTGCATCAGTCAAGAGCTCCTTATACCATCACC TATGCTGTGTGGTGTTTGATCTGGTTTGCACTCAATCTCACCATCATTGCCCTCTACTTGGAAATCGGAGAAATCACACAT CGAGATGATTGGTTGAGTCTCAAGACAAGCCATATCAGCTGGTGGTCCTCTAATGGTTTGGGATGTAACAAGACGGCCAGCAACTCCACCCTCCCCGCAGATGCCCAGACTGCACCTGGCTGTACTCTCAGATTTGAG TATGTAGAATCAATCCAGTGCGGGGCAGAGTGCATCCTCAGT TTTATTGGATTCTGGTTGGCATGCTGGTTCGTGAGGACTTACCGAGAAGATGACGACCATT ttgatTACATCGGCGGGTTTGACAGCTACTCTGCCTACCAGCCACCTACCAAGTCCTCACGAATGCAGATGCAGCCAAT